A genomic region of Venturia canescens isolate UGA chromosome 7, ASM1945775v1, whole genome shotgun sequence contains the following coding sequences:
- the ema gene encoding protein CLEC16A homolog isoform X1, with protein sequence MFRSRSWFGGGLGKPKNPHSLEHLKYLYYVLSKNQTVSDNNRGLLVETLRSIAEILIWGDQNDSSVFDFFLEKNMLSFFLRIMKQKCGSYVCVQLLQTLNILFENIRNETSLYYLLSNNHVNSIIVHKFDFSDEEVMAYYISFLKTLSLKLNAHTIHFFYNEVNKHTNDFPLYTEAIKFFNHSEGMVRIAVRTLTLNVYRVEDASMLAFIRDRTAAPYFSNLVWFIGNHIIELDTCVRNDADHQSQNRLSDLVAEHLDHLHYLNDILCLNIKDLNKVLTEHLLHKLLVPLYVYSLMNPKALMYQNPEERKHVSVVVSLFLLSQVFLIISHGPLVHTLAAVILKSDLSIIENGAGKILEEYTDERIAKPIAFTPPKESLEKSLESLSELHNTETNDRISHQTENSEVNRIEETDERNATSEPSTSHTGALEISIPAESIEKIEHLNVTDEEKEQILALESPLPSQQPANNAVKISTANKPFLETIMNSLHCPENDYATLFALCLLYALASNQGVNPETLDLVLIPSRREPTKNWYNESLVDRLIHIITLSCQTNAKVRLVTLEMTIKLLVLIVMSDGHSLLCDSHLAAIEAAKEQSTSLLRNFYKSEDIFLDMFEDEYNEIKKRPINVEWLMMDSNILLPPTGTPMTGIEFSKRLPCGEVERARRAIRVFFMIRELSLILNSEVETQLPLTNPDDCAQVNNVLDLSKNNSDLMNCTVVWKDGQKIRRFLVIDVIQLILVEPDTRKLGWGVAKLVGFLQDIEVAGDKDDSRCLHLTIHKPLSSSATNRVPLLSAKFVFDDHIRCMAAKQRLTKGRIKARQKKMTQIARLLDIPTSVPNCSTPPNFTQLGHDRPANRRQRLKEHQKAMFTMNKVPGFATQLRRESPGRSGMGYPMLSGQRGEPSSTCRNLDAGLRSRDNSPKTMRPRSEEIPLEDMHKRKTSLTSNGTSALTVTPDRQETVPLASTASGETLAVMKKRSEETSFTSTRSKDSKPRRKGQVETV encoded by the exons ATGTTTCGGAGTCGGAGCTGGTTCGGAGGTGGCTTGGGAAAACCCAAAAATCCGCATTCCCTTGAACATCTCAA ATACCTCTATTACGTATTGTCTAAAAATCAGACTGTTTCTGACAACAATAGAGGCTTGCTTGTTGAAACCCTCAGATCAATTGCCGAAATTTTAATTTGGGGAGATCAGAATGACAGCAGTGTTTTCGA CttttttttggagaaaaatatgcTATCATTTTTCCTGCgaataatgaaacaaaagtgtGGCAGTTACGTGTGTGTTCAACTGCTCCAGACGCTcaatattttgtttgaaaatatcCGCAATGAGACTTCGTTGT ATTATCTCTTGAGTAACAATCATGTGAATAGCATAATAGTGCACAAATTTGACTTTAGTGACGAAGAGGTGATGGCTTATTACATAAGCTTTCTGAAGACTCTTAGTTTAAAGTTGAATGCTCATACGATACATTTCTTCTATAACGAGGTAAACAAG CATACCAATGACTTTCCTCTATACACGGAAgcgatcaaatttttcaatcattccGAAGGAATGGTTCGGATAGCCGTGCGTACTTTGACCTTAAATGTTTATCGCGTCGAAGACGCTTCAATGCTGGCTTTCATACGAGACAGAACGGCTGCGCCGTATTTTAGTAATCTCGTATGGTTCATCGGAAACCACATTATCGAATTAGACACGTGCGTTAGGAATGACGCCGA TCATCAGAGCCAAAATAGATTGTCAGATTTAGTAGCGGAACATCTGGATCATTTGCATTATCTAAATGACATTCTTTGTCTAAACATCAAGGATTTGAACAAAGTGTTAACCGAGCATTTGTTGCACAAACTTTTGGTACCTCTGTACGTGTATTCGTTAATGAATCCCAAGGCTCTCATGTATCAAAATCCC GAGGAACGTAAACATGTGAGCGTGGTTGTCTCTTTGTTTTTGCTATCACAAGTGTTTCTTATTATTTCTCACGGTCCTCTCGTGCATACGTTGGCCGCGGTGATACTGAAGTCTGACTTGAGCATAATCGAGAACGGCGCGGGAAAAATCCTCGAAGAATACACCGATGAAAGGATCGCAAAGCCAATCGCTTTCACACCGCCGAAAGAGAGTTTAGAAAAGTCACTCGAGAGCTTAAGCGAACTGCACAACACCGAAACAAACGATCGAATTTCTCATCAAACGGAAAATTCAGAGGTGAACAGAATCGAAGAAACTGACGAGAGAAATGCAACATCCGAACCCAGCACCTCTCATACCGGAGCATTGGAAATCAGTATACCTGCTGAAAGCATCGAAAAAATAGAACATTTAAACGTTACTGACGAAGAGAAAGAACAGATTTTGGCGCTGGAAAGTCCCCTACCTTCGCAGCAGCCAGCCAACAATGCTGTCAAAATATCAACCGCCAACAAACCATTTTTGGAAACAATTATGAACTCTCTTCATTGTCCAGAAAACGATTACGCCACTCTCTTCGCTCTGTGTTTATTGTATGCTTTAGCAAGCAATCAG GGTGTCAATCCCGAAACATTGGATCTTGTTTTGATACCATCGAGACGAGAGCCCACAAAGAATTGGTACAACGAGTCACTCGTAGATAGATTAATACACATTATTACTCTCAGCTGCCAAACGA ATGCCAAAGTACGTCTGGTTACTCTGGAGATGACGATTAAATTGTTAGTACTAATTGTTATGTCGGACGGTCACAGTTTGTTGTGCGATTCACATTTGGCCGCGATCGAAGCAGCCAAGGAACAGAGTACCTCGTTGCTTCGTAATTTCTATAAA AGCGAGGATATTTTTTTGGACATGTTCGAGGATGAGTACAATGAGATAAAGAAACGCCCGATTAACGTTGAATGGTTGATGATGGACAGTAACATTTTATTGCCTCCGACTGGTACGCCAATGACCGGCATTGAATTCAGTAAAAGATTACCGTGTGGCGAG GTGGAAAGAGCTCGCCGCGCCATACGCGTTTTCTTCATGATAAGAGAATTATCTTTGATTCTTAACTCGGAGGTCGAGACTCAACTTCCTCTGACTAATCCTGATGATTGTGCCCAGGTCAACAACGTTCTTGACTTAAGTAAAA ACAACAGTGATCTTATGAACTGCACCGTAGTGTGGAAAGATGGACAGAAAATTCGACGGTTCCTCGTAATTGACGTCATCCAGTTGATACTCGTTGAGCCAGACACGAGAAAATTAGGATGGGGAGTCGCCAAGCTCGTAGGTTTTTTACAAGACATCGAAGTCGCCGGTGATAAAGATGACTCTCGGTGTTTACATTTGACAATCCATAAACCTCTGAGCAGCAGCGCTACCAACAGAGTGCCCTTGCTATCTGCGAAATTCGTTTTCGATGATCACATACGATGCATGGCTGCTAAGCAGAG ATTAACGAAAGGCAGGATAAAAGCGAGGCAAAAAAAGATGACTCAAATAGCGAGACTGCTTGACATTCCAACCAGCGTACCGAATTGCTCGACACCACCAAATTTCACTCAGCTCGGACACGATC GTCCAGCGAATCGAAGACAAAGGCTAAAGGAGCATCAAAAAGCAATGTTCACTATGAATAAAGTACCCGGTTTTGCAACACAATTGCGACGAGAGAGTCCCGGTAGGTCTGGCATGGGCTATCCCATGTTGAGCGGTCAGCGAGGCGAACCGAGCTCGACGTGTAGGAACCTCGACGCGGGGTTGAGATCAAGGGATAATTCGCCGAAAACGATGAGACCTCGGAGCGAGGAAATACCATTGGAAGATATGCACAAACGGAAAACGTCTTTAACGTCTAACGGTACAAGCGCGTTGACTGTAACACCGGACAGACAAGAAACCGTGCCATTGGCATCGACCGCGAGTGGTGAAACGCTCGCGGTTATGAAAAAACGATCGGAGGAGACTTCTTTCACTTCAACGAGAAGTAAAGATTCGAAGCCTCGTAGAAAAGGTCAAGTGGAAACTGTATAG